CGACATCTGGATAGCCTTGCTCGGCCTGACCATCATTCTCTATGTGGTCCTGGACGGGTTCGGGCTCGGGATCGCGCTCCTGTTCCCGGTCATGAAGAGCGAGGATGAGCGTGATCGATTGATCGAGAGCATTGCTCCGGTCTGGGACGCGAACCAGACATGGCTCGTCTTCGGCGGGGGCGGGCTCTTTGTGGCCTTTCCCCTGCTCTACGGCGTTCTGTCGAGCGCCCTGTACATACCGCTCTTT
This genomic stretch from Nitrospirota bacterium harbors:
- a CDS encoding cytochrome d ubiquinol oxidase subunit II; protein product: MDIVDIWIALLGLTIILYVVLDGFGLGIALLFPVMKSEDERDRLIESIAPVWDANQTWLVFGGGGLFVAFPLLYGVLSSALYIPLF